One window of the Fibrobacter sp. UWB4 genome contains the following:
- a CDS encoding T9SS type A sorting domain-containing protein: MEKQKFARVFLNAALVSALSGASFGAFAATSSPNVSLGKNLYVAGAVNSNWKPEVYTDGKLDFNQVSSVSDFALNVGEGPTKLFITWETRGDESWAGEKYVHAASCQHSVDASASLQNFKVMTSANSTNGVDGDWETVAEVGESGAMSRGLAIDFAGKSWFRIVAESPVKNLEEVGAYDISDGANDTWFFMGTSISQMGMKQFTVDSNFAQLIHARFEDYYPAMLRGGIGCVTSQGVVDALKYYAEYVGNVKFWAIEMGTNDAWGGSNANVETFTKNLQTIIDTAKAHGVTPIIARMIATNPEIAKWQVHQDYLDAIDKLTKDNELPAGPDFYNYFLEHPEELSTSDGVHPAEPKGGQSMHRLWAEAVAPLYKDDPCAGRPDVIGCGATSLSKIHNVNFALPKVSVNGREISISGLRENDRVTVMDAMGHVVWNGSANVSFGTSQVLPKVRAGNYFVSVRGANSNYSTKISIK, encoded by the coding sequence ATGGAAAAACAAAAGTTTGCGCGCGTATTTTTGAATGCCGCGCTTGTTTCTGCTTTGAGTGGAGCCTCCTTTGGGGCATTTGCAGCTACATCGAGTCCGAACGTGAGTCTGGGCAAGAACCTCTATGTGGCGGGCGCTGTCAATTCCAACTGGAAACCTGAAGTCTATACCGACGGAAAGCTTGACTTTAACCAGGTCTCGTCGGTGTCGGATTTTGCGTTGAACGTGGGCGAGGGTCCGACAAAGCTGTTCATCACGTGGGAGACTCGTGGTGACGAATCTTGGGCTGGCGAAAAATATGTCCACGCGGCAAGCTGCCAGCATTCCGTGGATGCATCGGCGAGCCTCCAGAATTTCAAGGTGATGACGTCTGCGAATTCGACAAACGGCGTCGATGGCGACTGGGAGACTGTTGCCGAGGTGGGCGAGAGCGGTGCCATGTCCCGTGGGCTTGCAATTGATTTTGCGGGGAAGTCCTGGTTCCGCATCGTGGCGGAATCCCCGGTGAAAAATCTCGAAGAAGTCGGCGCTTACGACATTAGCGATGGCGCAAATGATACGTGGTTCTTCATGGGCACAAGCATCAGCCAGATGGGCATGAAACAGTTCACCGTCGATTCGAATTTTGCGCAGTTGATTCACGCACGTTTTGAAGATTATTACCCGGCGATGCTTCGCGGCGGTATTGGATGCGTCACGAGTCAGGGAGTTGTCGATGCGCTTAAGTATTATGCAGAATACGTAGGGAACGTGAAATTCTGGGCAATTGAAATGGGAACAAACGATGCCTGGGGCGGCAGCAATGCGAATGTCGAAACATTCACGAAGAACTTGCAGACGATTATCGATACTGCAAAAGCGCATGGTGTGACTCCGATTATTGCCCGCATGATTGCGACGAATCCCGAAATTGCTAAGTGGCAGGTACATCAGGATTACCTCGATGCCATCGACAAGCTCACGAAAGATAACGAATTGCCGGCCGGCCCTGATTTCTACAATTACTTCTTGGAACATCCCGAAGAACTTTCTACAAGTGATGGCGTGCACCCGGCAGAACCTAAGGGCGGACAGTCGATGCACCGCTTGTGGGCAGAGGCCGTGGCGCCTTTGTACAAGGACGATCCGTGCGCCGGGAGACCGGATGTTATTGGCTGTGGAGCTACTTCGCTTTCGAAAATCCACAACGTGAATTTTGCATTGCCGAAAGTGAGTGTGAACGGTCGTGAAATTTCAATTTCCGGGTTGCGCGAGAATGACCGCGTGACGGTTATGGATGCGATGGGCCACGTCGTATGGAACGGTTCGGCGAACGTTTCATTTGGAACGTCGCAAGTTTTGCCGAAAGTGCGCGCGGGAAATTACTTCGTGAGTGTTCGCGGTGCAAATAGCAATTACTCGACGAAAATTTCGATAAAATAG
- the murJ gene encoding murein biosynthesis integral membrane protein MurJ — translation MNKAAIIVAVSMLLSRVLGIFREMLLAHAAGVSLEKNALDLAFMIPDILNHVVSTGFLSIIFIPIFTGYKVAGDEKAGWKFFSNVLNTFGLALLILVIPAFIWMKELIALLTVDGVTPELLERATYYGRIILPGQIFIFVGSILVAVQHTRKQFLIPSLTGLIYNIAIVGGGAAGLWLSNHTGNDYGLSGFAWGVPVGAFIGFFALQIFGAKRGGVHYEFIIEPKHPDIARYFKMMLPMSLGVGSMFGLEFIIRSFGANFGTSGISSLNYAYRVMYTLVAVFGFSVSVTSYPDMARLVKEGDFPQLNRKIWKSLSRMFCILIPAVVAVWALSFPAVRILFERGAFHRETTEAISEILRWYLPVSLGLCLQAVLVRSFYACERMWVPTLLNTGIFAATIPAYILLGDPEVGLGIKSVPIIGAAGAILQVISMIFMWAKKNGTDGMKDALLNMFRALVAFGIMIAAAIGLDHVSGDFVRNAGFITLVVYACAAGIALFTLTLIIQRYLGSKDAKDILNELLGKVLRKLHLAH, via the coding sequence ATGAATAAAGCCGCTATTATTGTTGCCGTTTCGATGCTCCTGAGCCGCGTACTCGGGATTTTCCGTGAAATGCTTCTTGCCCACGCCGCCGGCGTGTCGCTCGAAAAAAACGCCCTCGACCTTGCGTTCATGATTCCTGATATCTTGAACCACGTCGTAAGCACCGGTTTTTTATCGATAATCTTCATCCCGATTTTCACGGGCTACAAAGTTGCAGGTGACGAGAAGGCGGGCTGGAAGTTCTTCAGCAACGTGCTCAACACGTTTGGTCTTGCACTCCTGATTCTCGTGATTCCTGCATTTATATGGATGAAGGAACTTATCGCGCTGTTGACTGTCGATGGCGTGACGCCGGAACTCTTGGAACGCGCGACTTACTACGGCCGCATTATTTTGCCGGGGCAGATTTTCATCTTTGTCGGTAGCATTCTTGTTGCTGTCCAGCACACTCGCAAGCAGTTCCTGATTCCCTCCCTCACGGGTCTCATTTACAATATCGCGATTGTGGGCGGAGGTGCCGCAGGCCTTTGGCTCAGCAACCATACAGGCAACGATTACGGTCTCTCGGGATTTGCTTGGGGCGTACCTGTCGGCGCATTCATCGGATTCTTTGCCCTCCAGATTTTTGGCGCCAAGCGCGGCGGAGTCCATTATGAATTTATCATTGAACCGAAGCACCCAGATATCGCACGTTACTTCAAGATGATGCTCCCGATGTCTCTTGGCGTGGGTTCCATGTTTGGCCTTGAATTTATCATCCGTAGCTTTGGTGCAAACTTTGGCACAAGCGGCATTTCGAGCCTCAACTATGCTTACCGCGTCATGTACACGCTCGTCGCCGTCTTCGGTTTCTCGGTCAGTGTCACGAGCTACCCCGACATGGCACGTCTCGTCAAGGAAGGCGATTTCCCGCAGCTCAACCGCAAAATCTGGAAGAGCCTCTCGCGCATGTTCTGCATCTTGATTCCGGCCGTTGTCGCCGTGTGGGCTTTGAGCTTCCCGGCTGTGCGCATCCTCTTTGAACGTGGCGCATTCCACCGTGAAACGACCGAAGCGATTTCTGAAATTCTCCGCTGGTACTTGCCCGTAAGCCTTGGGCTTTGTTTGCAAGCCGTGCTTGTCCGCAGCTTCTACGCTTGCGAACGCATGTGGGTCCCGACACTTTTGAATACCGGCATCTTTGCAGCAACCATTCCCGCCTACATTTTGCTCGGCGACCCCGAAGTGGGACTCGGCATCAAGAGCGTCCCGATTATCGGCGCTGCAGGCGCCATCCTGCAAGTGATTTCGATGATTTTCATGTGGGCTAAAAAGAATGGCACCGACGGCATGAAAGACGCGCTATTGAACATGTTCCGTGCACTCGTTGCCTTCGGCATCATGATTGCAGCCGCCATCGGGCTTGACCACGTTTCTGGTGATTTTGTGCGCAATGCAGGATTTATCACGCTTGTCGTTTACGCTTGCGCCGCAGGCATAGCCCTCTTTACGCTCACGCTCATTATCCAGCGCTACCTCGGCAGTAAAGACGCCAAGGACATCCTGAACGAACTCTTAGGAAAGGTCCTCCGCAAGCTGCATTTGGCTCATTAA
- a CDS encoding ABC-ATPase domain-containing protein, translating to MKALYQKIRSLQGKNYGLYKSLADRSWDFGDFVLEFLHVQGDPYAPASRVMIKASLLMLGFPSEWGGSFERRLALSDYLYRRLSSLVREKYPDRDAAVVFDTAGPEMLVRNALWVDNGELRACLQVRLPGDGRKIQAEAAAEILTMVLPDLVSAALYNSGESKKDGVEPELVEHYRVLAERKEILSQLEERGLCAFVPDGAVLPRASGLSELPMEGAVPFVAPEEMAVTLVANGREIRGMGIPKGITVISGGAFHGKSTLLQALTKAVYPHIPGDGREGIVVSESAVRVGVEDGRSVRGTDLSQFVRDLPGGISTKNFTTACASGSTSEAANLMEAMEAGSDVFLIDEDSSAVNFLIRDIRVRKLLGDDREPLIPLTDRIREIKGRSFILVAGACGDFLDLADNIIVMASYKAECARINGKNVATGLVGGDGAKIVPGLPAFVEPQCRDFAEYVKPLLPSLRPASAVERQVKVKISGDSLLQIGFLVSDTSKAGALVDKQQRFGAGFMLLNLCQNAASNNDANGESAKATIMERINALCEKIKNVGFRNLPQGLSREMSLPRPIDIACVLYRLRDNGR from the coding sequence ATGAAAGCTCTTTACCAAAAAATTCGCAGTTTACAAGGGAAAAATTACGGCCTCTATAAATCTTTGGCAGACCGCTCATGGGATTTTGGAGACTTTGTGCTGGAATTCCTGCACGTGCAGGGAGACCCGTATGCGCCGGCATCTCGCGTGATGATCAAGGCGAGTCTGCTTATGCTTGGATTCCCGAGCGAATGGGGCGGCTCGTTTGAACGTCGCCTGGCACTGAGCGATTACCTTTACCGCAGGCTTTCATCACTTGTGCGCGAGAAGTACCCGGATAGGGATGCGGCGGTCGTCTTTGACACTGCTGGACCTGAAATGCTAGTGCGAAACGCGCTCTGGGTCGATAACGGCGAGCTGCGCGCTTGTCTGCAAGTGCGATTGCCGGGCGACGGCCGCAAGATTCAGGCGGAGGCCGCAGCCGAGATTTTGACGATGGTACTCCCGGACCTGGTTTCGGCTGCGCTCTATAATTCGGGCGAATCGAAGAAGGACGGCGTGGAGCCAGAACTTGTCGAGCATTACCGTGTGCTTGCCGAGCGCAAGGAAATCTTGTCGCAGCTCGAGGAACGTGGACTTTGTGCGTTTGTGCCGGATGGCGCCGTGCTCCCCCGTGCATCGGGACTTAGCGAACTCCCGATGGAAGGAGCTGTACCGTTTGTGGCGCCAGAGGAAATGGCGGTGACGCTTGTCGCAAACGGTCGCGAAATCCGCGGTATGGGAATCCCTAAAGGCATTACCGTGATTTCGGGCGGGGCGTTCCACGGAAAATCGACTTTGTTGCAAGCACTCACGAAAGCAGTTTACCCGCACATTCCGGGAGACGGTCGCGAGGGCATAGTCGTGAGCGAATCGGCGGTGCGCGTAGGCGTCGAAGACGGCCGCAGTGTGCGTGGCACGGACCTTTCGCAGTTTGTGCGTGACCTGCCGGGCGGAATCTCGACAAAGAACTTTACGACCGCCTGTGCTTCGGGATCGACGAGCGAGGCCGCGAACCTGATGGAAGCCATGGAAGCCGGGAGCGACGTGTTCCTGATTGACGAAGACTCCTCAGCCGTGAACTTCCTCATCCGCGATATCCGTGTGAGAAAGCTCCTGGGCGATGACCGCGAACCGCTTATCCCGCTGACGGACCGCATCCGTGAAATCAAGGGGCGCAGCTTTATTCTAGTGGCAGGCGCCTGCGGAGATTTTTTGGACCTGGCAGACAACATCATCGTGATGGCGTCGTACAAAGCGGAATGCGCAAGAATCAATGGAAAGAACGTGGCTACTGGATTGGTCGGCGGGGATGGCGCGAAAATCGTGCCGGGATTGCCTGCGTTTGTAGAACCGCAGTGTCGCGATTTTGCGGAATACGTGAAGCCGTTGCTCCCGTCACTTCGCCCTGCGTCTGCCGTGGAACGCCAGGTGAAAGTGAAAATTTCAGGCGATAGCTTATTGCAAATCGGGTTCCTCGTTTCAGATACGTCCAAGGCGGGAGCGCTTGTAGATAAGCAACAACGCTTTGGTGCAGGCTTTATGCTGTTGAATCTTTGCCAGAATGCCGCAAGCAATAACGATGCAAATGGCGAATCGGCGAAGGCGACTATCATGGAACGCATCAATGCGCTCTGCGAAAAAATCAAGAATGTCGGGTTCCGCAACTTGCCGCAAGGACTCAGCCGTGAAATGAGCCTACCGCGTCCGATTGATATCGCGTGCGTACTCTATCGCCTGCGCGACAACGGAAGGTAA
- the pta gene encoding phosphate acetyltransferase: MNRVYLVATAASKMEAKVQELVEAVTKAGLIATVYKPLEVFKAADSVEEIKAGKSAVLMEKICADFLKQDFDAVDAVVVEGATGMNDVIAHKFNDDLASALDAKIFADGEDAELFCPKRLLRCEKCVAGDLAAPAAERRVSQAMFRASLLSKASKCVKRIVLPEGSEPRTVQAACLAVERNIAVPVLIGKKADIEATAKSVGVKLPANIEIIEPSAELAEKYVPTLVELRKAKGMTPESARVALSDNVMLATMMLKFGEVDGLVSGAIHSTADTLRPALQIIRTAPGVKSVSSVFFMCMKDKTYIYGDCAINLNPLAEELADIALQCDDTAKAFGLPSRVAMLSYSTINSGKGPDADLVVAATAAAKAARPEMLIDGPLQYDAATVPSVGALKAPNSPVAGKATVFVFPDLSAGNIGYKAVQRSAHGTIAIGPMLQGLAKPVNDLSRGALVEDIVYTIALTAVQAQA; the protein is encoded by the coding sequence ATGAATCGTGTTTACCTAGTTGCCACTGCTGCTTCCAAGATGGAAGCCAAAGTCCAGGAACTCGTTGAAGCCGTTACCAAGGCTGGCCTTATCGCTACAGTCTACAAGCCGCTCGAAGTTTTCAAGGCCGCCGATAGTGTTGAAGAAATCAAGGCCGGCAAGTCCGCCGTTCTCATGGAAAAGATCTGTGCCGATTTCCTCAAGCAGGATTTTGATGCAGTTGACGCCGTTGTCGTCGAAGGTGCAACGGGCATGAACGATGTCATTGCTCACAAGTTCAACGACGACCTCGCTTCCGCCCTCGATGCAAAGATTTTTGCCGATGGCGAAGATGCAGAACTCTTCTGCCCGAAGCGCTTGCTCCGTTGCGAAAAGTGCGTTGCTGGCGACCTCGCCGCTCCGGCCGCTGAACGCCGCGTAAGCCAGGCTATGTTCCGCGCAAGCCTCCTTTCCAAGGCTTCCAAGTGCGTGAAGCGCATCGTGCTCCCGGAAGGTTCTGAACCGCGTACCGTGCAGGCTGCTTGCCTCGCTGTCGAACGCAACATCGCCGTGCCGGTCCTCATCGGCAAGAAGGCCGATATCGAAGCTACAGCAAAGTCTGTTGGCGTGAAGCTCCCGGCAAACATCGAAATCATCGAGCCGAGCGCCGAACTTGCTGAAAAGTACGTGCCGACTCTCGTGGAACTCCGCAAGGCGAAGGGCATGACTCCGGAATCTGCACGCGTTGCTCTTTCTGACAACGTTATGCTTGCTACGATGATGCTCAAGTTCGGTGAAGTCGATGGCCTCGTTTCTGGCGCTATCCACTCTACTGCAGATACGCTCCGCCCGGCTCTCCAGATTATCCGTACCGCTCCGGGCGTGAAGTCCGTGAGTTCTGTGTTCTTCATGTGCATGAAGGACAAGACTTATATCTACGGTGACTGCGCTATCAACCTGAACCCGCTTGCCGAAGAACTCGCCGATATCGCTCTCCAGTGCGATGACACGGCTAAGGCTTTCGGCCTCCCGAGCCGCGTTGCCATGCTTTCTTACAGCACCATCAATTCGGGCAAGGGCCCGGATGCAGACCTCGTTGTTGCTGCTACTGCCGCTGCTAAGGCTGCCCGCCCGGAAATGCTCATCGATGGCCCGCTCCAGTACGATGCTGCAACAGTCCCGAGCGTTGGCGCCCTCAAGGCCCCGAACAGCCCGGTCGCTGGCAAGGCTACCGTTTTCGTGTTCCCGGACCTCTCTGCCGGTAACATCGGTTACAAGGCTGTGCAGCGTTCTGCCCACGGCACGATCGCTATCGGCCCGATGCTCCAGGGCCTCGCCAAGCCGGTGAACGACCTTTCCCGCGGCGCCCTCGTCGAAGACATCGTTTATACGATTGCTTTGACGGCTGTGCAAGCACAGGCGTAG
- a CDS encoding GDSL-type esterase/lipase family protein: MPEQFSKWVACWGNATSITDRKEATYAKDLTLRYPIRACFSGSKLRFHFSNLTGTESVQISEAYVAKSAQSSVQPAAQSANAAYTSTTITFGGEPSATIPAGEEILSDEIPFDIVAGEMFDVSLYFADFTQMNAGTAITGPLSGGKYSYGNFAKAAVLPDDLTRKTNWIYFLNTIDIFTEEKNFALVCFGDSITAQDWPDYLTLRCAREGFNNVAIIRRAVSGTRILREYSCITYAAYGLKGATRFPIEMNVAGARSVIVQHGINDIIHPVGVEVNKFRPWSDMPTADDLINGVRSFYITHARKIGLKIYSGTLLPIYGWRTYNENRDFIRMAFNEWLRTAPDFDGCIDFDKAVRGHDDPKRFANNFDSGDHLHPSAKAYEAMAECVPEDLLK, encoded by the coding sequence ATGCCAGAACAATTTTCAAAATGGGTTGCATGCTGGGGCAATGCCACTTCCATTACCGACCGCAAAGAAGCGACTTACGCAAAAGACTTGACACTCCGCTATCCTATCCGTGCTTGCTTTTCAGGGAGCAAGCTGCGGTTCCATTTTTCAAACCTCACGGGGACGGAGTCTGTACAAATTAGCGAAGCGTACGTTGCAAAGTCTGCGCAATCCTCGGTGCAGCCTGCCGCGCAATCCGCAAATGCGGCCTACACGTCAACAACAATCACGTTTGGCGGAGAGCCTTCTGCAACTATCCCTGCTGGCGAAGAAATCTTGAGCGATGAAATTCCGTTCGACATTGTTGCAGGCGAAATGTTCGATGTCAGCCTTTACTTCGCTGATTTTACACAAATGAACGCCGGTACGGCAATCACGGGTCCGCTTTCTGGCGGCAAGTACAGTTACGGCAATTTTGCAAAGGCTGCGGTATTACCCGACGACCTTACACGCAAAACGAACTGGATCTACTTCCTCAATACGATTGATATCTTCACTGAGGAAAAGAACTTCGCACTCGTCTGCTTCGGCGATTCTATCACGGCGCAGGACTGGCCCGATTACCTCACGCTCCGTTGCGCTCGTGAAGGTTTCAATAACGTCGCTATCATCCGTCGTGCGGTAAGCGGCACCCGTATCCTTCGCGAATACAGCTGCATTACTTACGCCGCTTACGGCCTCAAGGGGGCCACGCGCTTCCCGATCGAAATGAACGTCGCGGGCGCTCGTAGCGTCATTGTGCAACACGGCATCAATGACATCATTCATCCTGTCGGTGTCGAAGTCAACAAGTTCCGCCCGTGGAGTGACATGCCTACTGCCGATGACCTCATCAACGGTGTTCGGTCGTTTTACATCACGCATGCGCGCAAGATTGGCCTCAAGATTTACAGCGGTACACTCCTTCCGATTTACGGCTGGCGCACCTACAACGAGAACCGCGACTTCATCCGCATGGCTTTCAATGAATGGCTCCGCACCGCGCCTGATTTCGATGGTTGTATCGACTTTGATAAGGCGGTCCGCGGTCATGACGATCCCAAGCGATTCGCCAACAACTTCGACTCGGGCGACCATCTGCACCCGAGCGCTAAGGCATACGAAGCCATGGCCGAATGCGTTCCAGAAGATTTGCTGAAATAA